A region of the Bacillus sp. NP247 genome:
TCGGTTTTCCAAGCTTATGCATTCCCGTAGGCATTCCTCGCCCTTTATCAATAACGCTAATACTATTATCTTTATGTATTACGACAGAAATTTCGTCGCCAAATCCCGCTAATGCTTCATCAACGGAGTTATCTACTATTTCATATACTAAATGATGCAATCCACGGCTATCCGTACTCCCGATATACATACCCGGGCGTTTTCGAACGGCTTCAAGTCCTTCTAACACTTGAATTGCATCTTCATTATATTGGAACTGATGCTTCGCCAAACTCCTTGCCCCTTTCCTAATCAAATCAGAACATATGTTTCTATTATAGAATAACGCCTCGACTATAGTTTTGGCAAGTTATCTTATCTCTTTTATATACCATTTTCAATAGAAAAATCCTTGTTTTTTTTCACAAGGATCCCTCTAGGCTACTATTTCAGAAAAATAATCGTTTGTCAACGAGAAATGGATATGTATTCCAACATTATACATTCCAAACCTTTATCATGATCCAAATGATCAATATCCAAAACGGGATAACAAGTAACAATCCCCAAAAACAGCCTTTAAAAAATCTCATGATGAACACCTCGTTCATCCGCCCTACTTATGTAAAAAGCGAGGGCTGAATCAATCTTTCTATCTTTAAAGTCTATACTATTTTGTCATTACATGCTCTACTTTAATACAACGATCCATTATTACTGTATAGCCTTTTTCTTGTAAAAGTTTATATGTATCTTCATCTTGTACTCCTAATTGTGCCCAGAAAACATCTGCATCAATCTCTACAAACTCTTTCGCAACATCCTTTAAAAATTCTGAGCGACGAAATACATTTACGATATCAACATGTTCTTTAATATCCGTCAGTGAAGAAACCGCTTTTTCTCCGAGTACTTCATCTACTGTTGGATTTACTGGAATAATGCGGTACCCAGCATCTTGCATTGCTTTTGAAACCATATATGATGTGCGTTCTGGTTTATCTGATAATCCAACAACTGCAATCGTTTTACTTTTCTTCAATACTTCACCAATTTCCGTACGAGTTGGGTTTTCAATTGTCATAATTAATCCCTCCTATTCCTTTAGTATATCCGATAAAGAAAGTCTCTTTCAACATGAAAGAGACTTTCTTTTATTCCGATTATTGATTCTTAGTAGCTGAATTATCTGCTAACGTAGCTGATTTCGTCATTTTTTGACCGTTACGATAGAAAGTAACTTCTACTTTCTCGCCTACTTTTTTCTTTTCATATAAATATTTACGGAATTGAAGTGAATTTTCTACTTTTTGATCATCTAACGCTACTACTATATCATATTGCTCTAAACCTGCTTTTTCCGCTGGTGATATTGGATAGATTTTACCTAATACAACTCCATTTGTTACTTCTTTTGGCACTTTTAATTGATTTACTGCATAAGCTTGCACATCTTCTAATGAAACTACACCGACTCCAAGTGCTGGACGTTTCACTACTCCATCTTTTTCAAGTGATTCAATAACTGGTTTTGCGATGTTAATTGGAATTGCAAAACCAATACCCTCTACTGATTGCTGAGCTATTTTACTTGAGTTAATACCGATTACCTCACCGTTTTGGTTAAATAGTGCACCACCACTATTACCAGGGTTAATCGCTGCATCTGTTTGAATAACTTGTGCTTGCCAATCAGGACGTTTATCACCATCAATATCAACTGGAATTTCACGCTCTTTACTACTGATGATACCTTCCGTTACACTTCCATCAAATCCTAATGGATTACCGATTGCAATTGCTTTCTCACCCGCACGGATTTTACTGGAATCACCTAAACTTGCAACTTTATTCACATTAGACCCATCAATCTCTACAACAGCTAAGTCCAACCAAGGGTCCTTACCAACTAATTTTGCATCGACTTGCTTTCCATCGCTTAGTTTAACGGCAAGTTTATTTGCACCATCTACTACGTGGTTATTTGTTACGATATATGCTTTATTTCCTGCCTTTTTATAAATAACACCTGAGCCTGTACCAGCTGTTTGTTCTTGACCTGTCGGTTGCATCGCAAACGGATCAATACTTTGTTGCATATTAATTACACCAACAACAACATCCTTTGCACCTTCAACCATACCTGGCAAATCAGTTTCGTTTTTTGATTTATTGACAACAGGAACTACAGTACCTTCTACTTGTTTATTAGAATTGAATGATGAAACTGCAGCTCCATTATTTTGCACCCATGGCATATAAGGTGCTGCAAAACTAATCGAAACCGCCCCGACTACAGCTCCCACTAAACCTGTGAAGAAATAACCTTTTTTACTGCCTGATTTTCTCACTTCTCTCGTTTCACTATGCTCTTCATTCAAATTTGGTCCGTCGTAATATCCCATTTTTTATTTCCCCTCTCTGGTGAATTCGTATTTTTAGTATAGTCACGTTTTGTGTCCTTCTTGTGAACTCATCGTGAAATCCAATTAAAAAAATACTCCTATCTACCATTGTAGACAAGAAAAGTATTTTTTGAACATTCTACCTTCAGAAAGAGGATCTAAAATTGCTACATTTCCAGGCTAAAGTGCACAATTCGTTCCAGATTATTCTTCGAATTTATAACCAACTCGAATAACCGTACCGATATGCTTCGCTTTATCTCCTAGCTTATTCCGCAATTTTTTAATATGTGTATCAACCGTTCGGTCATCACCGTAGTAATCATATCCCCATAACTGATCTAATAAATGTTGACGTGACAACACAATTCCTTTGTTCTCCATTAAATAAACGAGAAGTTCAAATTCTTTATGCGTCAATATAATTTCTTCTCCATCTACTAAAACGGTTCTAGATAGACGATTCACTTCTATTCCAGCTAAGGACATAGTATTTTCTTCCGTTACTCCTACTGCACCATCCGCACGTTTCAATAATGTCTTCGCGCGAGCTACTAACACTTTCGGGCTAAATGGTTTCGTTACATACTCATCTGCACCTAATTCAAAACCTAGTAATGTATCATCCTCATCCGAACGTGCTGTTAGCATAATGATTGGTACTGCTGACTCTTTTCTAATTCTTCTACAAACAGACCAACCATCTATTTCTGGTAACATTATGTCTAACATAATTAAATCAATTGTATGTTCAGCAAATAATTCTAGCGCTTTTTTTCCATCTTCTGCTTCGATTACTTCAAAGCCTTCATTACGAAAATAATCACTAACAATTTCACGTAATCTTCTTTCGTCTTCAACAAGCAATACTGTTTTATTCATATAATCTATCCCGCCTTTTTACTCTTTCAATCGAATAATACGTTGATTGGAGCTTCCGCGAAATGGAAGTGTTAAATCTTTTTTATCAAGTTCAAATCTTCCATCGACTAAAACATCCCCATAATGTAACAACTCTATCATATCATTATTTCGCGAACTCTGTATCTCTTCTAGCGTATAACCTGTATACATCCATAGATTTTTTTTCAAATCTTTCACCGATTTTGCTACTTTTTTCACTTCAGCAGCTTGTAAAAATGGATCTCCACCTGAAAATGTTACATCAGTTAATGAATTACTTTCAATCTCTTTCACAATTTCTTCTACTGTCATTTCAGTTCCGTTGCAAATATTCCACGATTTCGAATTATGGCAACCGAAACAACGATGCGGACAGCCCGCAAAAAACACGACTGTCCGCAACCCTTCTCCATCTACTACACTATCATGAATGATATTCATAACTTTCATTTATGCTTCACCCGATCCATCTCTTCACTACGTTTCGCACTATTCCACTTCGACATATCTCCTACAAGATAGCCAGTTATACGACGAATTCTTTCTATATGGACCTCGTCTTCATTTCCGCAGCTTGGACATTCATTTCCAATAACTCCATGATAACTGCAACATTTACAACGATCAACAGGATGATTAATTGAACCGTACCCAACGCCATGCTCTGCCATCGCTTGTACAATTTGTTTTAACGCCTTTTGATTATGCATCGCTGCTCCGTCTAGTTCAATATACGTAATATGCCCTCCATTACATAGAGCATGAAAAGGTCCTTCTAAACGAATTTTATTTATCGCTTGAATGTTATAATAAACTGGAATATGGAATGAATTCGTATAGTAGTTATGGTTCGTTATACCGCTAATTTCACCAAATTCTTCTCTATCTTTTTTCACAAACTTCCCTGATAACCCTTCCGCAGGCGTTGCAATTATTGAGAAATTCAGTTGATGTTCTTCTGTCGCCTTATCCATTCTCTCCCTCATAAAGGAAATGATTTCATATCCAAGTTTCCATGATTCCTCATCTTCTCCATGATGCTTTCCTGTTAAAGCTACTAAACATTCCGCAAGACCGATAAAACCAATACTTAACGTCCCTTGCTTTAAAATAGGTGCTACTGAATCTTCAGGCTGTAACTTTTCTCCACCACGCCATACACCTTGTGAATATAAAAATCGAAAATCTCTCGCTCGCTTCGTACATTGATACGCGAACCTCTCTAATAATTGCTTAATTCCTAGATCTAAGTAATAATTTAGCGCTTCAAAAAACGCTTCTTTCGATCCACTAATTAGCCCTAATTTCACTAAATTAATAGAAGTAAACGACAGGTTACCTCTTCCTATTGCTGTTTCTTCTCCATGTATATTAGACATAACACGAGTGCGACATCCCATGTAACATACTTCACTTTCAGGTCGCCCATCATAATGCACTGCATTAAACGGAGCATCTAAAAATGAAAAATTGGGGAATAATCGCTCTGCTGTCGTCTCTAATGCTAATTCAAACAAATCATAGTTCGGATCACATTCTTCAAAGTTTACACCTTTTTTCATTTTAAAAATTTGAATAGGGAAAATCGGTGTTTCTCCTTTTCCAAGTCCAGCTTGCGTCGCTTTTAACAGCTGTTTAATTAAAAGTCTTCCCTCTCTCGATGTGTCTGTTCCGTAATTAATAGAAATAAACGGTACTTGTCCCCCGCCCCTACTATGCATACTATTTGAATTATGAACGAAAGCTTCACACGCCTGATACGTATCACTTTCTGTTTCTTTCCATGCGAATTCCTCAATTTGTTCTTTCGTAAGCGGATATGATTGTAGTCGCTTTTTATGTCTCAGTACGGTTTTTCTCACATAGGGAGCTAAATCAATATCAAAGAGTGCAAACGATTGACCACCGTGCTGCATATTTTGATTCGCTTGAAAAATAATAGACGAAAGTGCCAACGCACTTTTAATGTCTTGCGGTTGTCTCATATGTCCATGCCCAGTATGAAAACCATTAGCAAGCATTTGTGCTAACGGAATTTGCGAACAAGTCGTCGTTCCTGTCGCATAAAAGTCTAAATCATGTGGATATAATATATTTTTATTTATCGCTTCTTTCACTTGATCTGATAATAATTTTTCTACAGCAAAATATCTCGCACTCTCAGATGCGAACGTTCCCATTACTCCCATCGGAGAGCGCCCATCTACATTTGCATTTTCTTGCATTAAATCTTGTTCATTGCCGTGGACAATTGTCCCAAACACTTTCATTAATTCTTCTCCACATGTATTTCGTTGTAACATTCATAACCCTCCATCAATATGTTGTTGTCTTTTGATTAAAATGTTACAACATATAGTCTCGCTGTTTCTGTGAGAAATGTAACATTCCTGTGAATTTTTTTTCACGAAATAATGAATTTTTCATTTATAAAAAAGAAATGTGCTCTTTACAAATGTATGGTACAATATACGGGAAAAACTCTTTTTACCCTTTATCAACACATTTGTATAAAGGAGACTGAACTCATGATTATTACATATCTTTTATTTATCGTTGCCTATCTACTCGGTTCGATTCCATTTGCATTAGTCGTTGGAAAAATCGGTTATGGAATCGACATTCGTGAGCATGGAAGCGGTAATCTAGGCGGAACAAATACATTCCGTACATTAGGGAAAAAAGCAGGTTTTATCGTAACAATTGCTGACATTTTAAAAGGCACATTAGCAACAGCTCTACCGATTATTTTCGGATTAGATACTCACCCACTATGGTTTGGATTAGCCGCTGTTCTTGGACATGTCTATCCAATCTTCGCAAAATTCCGCGGTGGTAAAGCAGTTGCAACTTCTGCTGGCGTGCTATTATGCTACTCACCAGTTGTATTTGCAATATTAGCTGTTGTATTTTTCACCCTTTTATTTACAACAAGATACGTATCACTTTCTTCTATGGTAACAGCTGTCGTTGCTGTTATTGCATCAATTGTTAGCGGGGATAAAATCTTCATTATTGCGATGTGTTTATTAGCTGGTATGGTTATTTATAAACACCGTGCAAATATCGGACGAATTATAAATAAAACTGAACCGAAAGCAAACTTTTCAAAAAAGCAAAAATAAGATCGTAACCCACATAACGCAAAAAGAAAACGTGAAGCATATTAATAGCGTCTTTTTGCGTTATTTTTTATACTTAAGAAAAAGCAACATAATTTGGAGGAACTATACATGAATCTTTCCGTAACAAAAGAAGCAGCACAATGGTATAAAGACGAATTAAACCTACAATCAGGTGAAACACTACGCTTTTTCGTACAATACGGTGGTTGCAGTACTGTGCAAAAAGGACTTTCTTTAGGAATTCGTAAAGATGATCCTGCACATCCTGCTGTTCAAACTCAAGAAGAAGGTATTAACTTCTTTATTGAAGGCGATGATGAGTGGTTCTTCGATGGACATAATTTATCTGTTACACTTAACGACGGTGACGATTTCCCGCAATTTAATTATGAAAAATAAAAAAACGTGGCTTCTGCCACGCTTTTTTATTTTTTCTTGATTTCCTCATATTTCGCATACCACTCAGGATATAATTTTTTAAATGATACAGGGCGGAATCCTTCTTTTTTCGCACAAATATTCGTCGTGCTTGCAGTAATACAAAGTTCACCATCACCATTATAAACTTCATATCCATATACAACGCGAAGCGGGCTCACAGTATCAACCCACGTTTTCACAATAGCTTTTTCTCCGTAACGCATCGCTTTACGATATGAAATTTGCAAGTCTAACACAGGAGAAATAATTCCCTCTTTCTCCATTTCAACATATGAAAACCCTAAATCTTGTATAAGTTTCGTGCGCCCAAGTTCCAGCCACACTAAATAGTTTGAATGGTAAACAACACCCATCTGATCTGTTTCCGCATAGCGGATTTCAACTTCATGTTCTGCTACAAACATATGTATTCGCCTTCTTTCACTTCTGCTGCCTTGCATACATTTAATCATAATACAGTGGAATCAAAAATAAAATAAAAACAGTGAATCTTTTACCGAAAGGGGCAAGCATATGATTCAAATTGTAACTGTTCGTAGCGGTGATAGTGTTTATAGTTTAGCATCAAAATATGGATCTACACCTGAAGAAATTGTAAAAGACAATGGACTAAACCCAGCCGAAACACTCGTTGTTGGTCAGGCACTTATCGTTAATACAAAAGGAAATAACTATTATGTACAGCCTGGTGACAGCCTTTATCGAATTTCTCAAACATATAACGTTCCTCTCGCTAGTTTAGCTAAAGTTAATAATCTATCTTTAAAATCCATTCTCCATGTCGGACAACAATTATATATACCGAAAGGAACGAAGCGAGCAGTAGAATCCATCGCTTATTTACAACCTTCAACCATTCCAATAAAAGAAAGTTTAGTAAATGCTACACGTGCTATTAATCCATTTTTATCATATTTAGCCTACTTTAGTTTTGAAGCAAAAAGAGATGGTACATTAAAAGAACCTACTGAAACAGCTAAAATTGCTACTATTGCAACGCAAGGTAAAACCATCCCTATGCTCGTTATTACAAATATTGAAAATGGAAATTTCAGTGCCGATCTGACATCGGTTATTTTACGCGATGCAACAATCCAAAATAAATTCATTACAAACATTTTACAAACAGCTGAAAAATATGGTATGCGAGACATTCATTTCGATTTCGAGAATGTGGCACCCGAAGACCGCGAGGCATATAATCGCTTTTTACGAAATGTCAAAACACGCTTACCTAGCGGGTACACATTGAGCACAACTCTCGTACCGAAAACAAGTTCAAATCAAAAAGGAAAGTTTTTTGAAGCTCACGATTATAAAGCACAAGGGCAAATTGTTGATTTTGTCGTCATTATGACATACGACTGGGGTTGGCAAGGCGGGCCACCGATGGCGATTTCTCCTATTGGCCCAGTGAAAGAAGTACTTCAATATGCAAAATCTCAAATGCCACCACAAAAAATTATGATGGGGCAAAATTTATACGGTTTCGATTGGAAACTGCCATTCAAACAAGGAAATCCACCTGCAAAAGCAATTAGTTCTGTCGCAGCTGTTGCACTAGCTCGTAAATACAATGTTCCTATCCGCTATGATTTCACGGCTCAAGCTCCACACTTTAATTACTTTGACGAAAACGGCGTACAACATGAAGTTTGGTTTGAAGATTCACGGTCCGTGCAAAGTAAATTTAATTTAATGAAAGAACAAGGAATAGGCGGCATTAGCTATTGGAAAATTGGTCTACCATTCCCACAAAATTGGCGTTTACTCGTTGAAAATTTTACAATCACGAAAAAAGGCTGACGAAAGTCAGCTCTTTTTTCATATTCCTGTTAAAAATACATCTTTATTTCTTCACTTCTCTCACAAAAAAGAAGAATGATAACATTCTTCTTTTTTAACCGTTATCAACAATCGGTTGCTTACCAGTTTGGTCTTGCATTTGCTTTCCTTTATTGCCACCAGC
Encoded here:
- a CDS encoding CoA-binding protein, with protein sequence MTIENPTRTEIGEVLKKSKTIAVVGLSDKPERTSYMVSKAMQDAGYRIIPVNPTVDEVLGEKAVSSLTDIKEHVDIVNVFRRSEFLKDVAKEFVEIDADVFWAQLGVQDEDTYKLLQEKGYTVIMDRCIKVEHVMTK
- a CDS encoding S1C family serine protease — its product is MGYYDGPNLNEEHSETREVRKSGSKKGYFFTGLVGAVVGAVSISFAAPYMPWVQNNGAAVSSFNSNKQVEGTVVPVVNKSKNETDLPGMVEGAKDVVVGVINMQQSIDPFAMQPTGQEQTAGTGSGVIYKKAGNKAYIVTNNHVVDGANKLAVKLSDGKQVDAKLVGKDPWLDLAVVEIDGSNVNKVASLGDSSKIRAGEKAIAIGNPLGFDGSVTEGIISSKEREIPVDIDGDKRPDWQAQVIQTDAAINPGNSGGALFNQNGEVIGINSSKIAQQSVEGIGFAIPINIAKPVIESLEKDGVVKRPALGVGVVSLEDVQAYAVNQLKVPKEVTNGVVLGKIYPISPAEKAGLEQYDIVVALDDQKVENSLQFRKYLYEKKKVGEKVEVTFYRNGQKMTKSATLADNSATKNQ
- a CDS encoding response regulator transcription factor, which produces MNKTVLLVEDERRLREIVSDYFRNEGFEVIEAEDGKKALELFAEHTIDLIMLDIMLPEIDGWSVCRRIRKESAVPIIMLTARSDEDDTLLGFELGADEYVTKPFSPKVLVARAKTLLKRADGAVGVTEENTMSLAGIEVNRLSRTVLVDGEEIILTHKEFELLVYLMENKGIVLSRQHLLDQLWGYDYYGDDRTVDTHIKKLRNKLGDKAKHIGTVIRVGYKFEE
- the nrdG gene encoding anaerobic ribonucleoside-triphosphate reductase activating protein; this encodes MKVMNIIHDSVVDGEGLRTVVFFAGCPHRCFGCHNSKSWNICNGTEMTVEEIVKEIESNSLTDVTFSGGDPFLQAAEVKKVAKSVKDLKKNLWMYTGYTLEEIQSSRNNDMIELLHYGDVLVDGRFELDKKDLTLPFRGSSNQRIIRLKE
- a CDS encoding anaerobic ribonucleoside triphosphate reductase, which translates into the protein MLQRNTCGEELMKVFGTIVHGNEQDLMQENANVDGRSPMGVMGTFASESARYFAVEKLLSDQVKEAINKNILYPHDLDFYATGTTTCSQIPLAQMLANGFHTGHGHMRQPQDIKSALALSSIIFQANQNMQHGGQSFALFDIDLAPYVRKTVLRHKKRLQSYPLTKEQIEEFAWKETESDTYQACEAFVHNSNSMHSRGGGQVPFISINYGTDTSREGRLLIKQLLKATQAGLGKGETPIFPIQIFKMKKGVNFEECDPNYDLFELALETTAERLFPNFSFLDAPFNAVHYDGRPESEVCYMGCRTRVMSNIHGEETAIGRGNLSFTSINLVKLGLISGSKEAFFEALNYYLDLGIKQLLERFAYQCTKRARDFRFLYSQGVWRGGEKLQPEDSVAPILKQGTLSIGFIGLAECLVALTGKHHGEDEESWKLGYEIISFMRERMDKATEEHQLNFSIIATPAEGLSGKFVKKDREEFGEISGITNHNYYTNSFHIPVYYNIQAINKIRLEGPFHALCNGGHITYIELDGAAMHNQKALKQIVQAMAEHGVGYGSINHPVDRCKCCSYHGVIGNECPSCGNEDEVHIERIRRITGYLVGDMSKWNSAKRSEEMDRVKHK
- the plsY gene encoding glycerol-3-phosphate 1-O-acyltransferase PlsY, giving the protein MIITYLLFIVAYLLGSIPFALVVGKIGYGIDIREHGSGNLGGTNTFRTLGKKAGFIVTIADILKGTLATALPIIFGLDTHPLWFGLAAVLGHVYPIFAKFRGGKAVATSAGVLLCYSPVVFAILAVVFFTLLFTTRYVSLSSMVTAVVAVIASIVSGDKIFIIAMCLLAGMVIYKHRANIGRIINKTEPKANFSKKQK
- a CDS encoding HesB/YadR/YfhF family protein translates to MNLSVTKEAAQWYKDELNLQSGETLRFFVQYGGCSTVQKGLSLGIRKDDPAHPAVQTQEEGINFFIEGDDEWFFDGHNLSVTLNDGDDFPQFNYEK
- a CDS encoding thioesterase family protein, with translation MFVAEHEVEIRYAETDQMGVVYHSNYLVWLELGRTKLIQDLGFSYVEMEKEGIISPVLDLQISYRKAMRYGEKAIVKTWVDTVSPLRVVYGYEVYNGDGELCITASTTNICAKKEGFRPVSFKKLYPEWYAKYEEIKKK
- a CDS encoding glycosyl hydrolase family 18 protein; translated protein: MIQIVTVRSGDSVYSLASKYGSTPEEIVKDNGLNPAETLVVGQALIVNTKGNNYYVQPGDSLYRISQTYNVPLASLAKVNNLSLKSILHVGQQLYIPKGTKRAVESIAYLQPSTIPIKESLVNATRAINPFLSYLAYFSFEAKRDGTLKEPTETAKIATIATQGKTIPMLVITNIENGNFSADLTSVILRDATIQNKFITNILQTAEKYGMRDIHFDFENVAPEDREAYNRFLRNVKTRLPSGYTLSTTLVPKTSSNQKGKFFEAHDYKAQGQIVDFVVIMTYDWGWQGGPPMAISPIGPVKEVLQYAKSQMPPQKIMMGQNLYGFDWKLPFKQGNPPAKAISSVAAVALARKYNVPIRYDFTAQAPHFNYFDENGVQHEVWFEDSRSVQSKFNLMKEQGIGGISYWKIGLPFPQNWRLLVENFTITKKG
- the sspN gene encoding acid-soluble spore protein SspN — translated: MGNPKKNPKDFAPNQIGTQSKKAGGNKGKQMQDQTGKQPIVDNG